A single region of the Desulfovibrio sp. JC010 genome encodes:
- a CDS encoding DUF4390 domain-containing protein: protein MKAETSMIKARQTALLSTAWRGLCLWLAFLFLPAAAQASSLQLKNMVLDNQAGSIMARFGIELIADAQVEEALHNGIKLKLICKASLYEHKDIWLDSEMAGKTYTNKLYFDSLSNLFVLEKQGSNKIFKNKSLSILLREEWRNIILDLGPWSTLQRGERYNLRLKVRLDRTEVPAWLRNTLFFWSWDIIPAATYQLDFTY, encoded by the coding sequence ATGAAAGCGGAAACATCAATGATCAAGGCCCGGCAGACCGCTCTGCTCTCCACAGCGTGGAGAGGGCTGTGCTTGTGGCTGGCTTTTCTTTTCCTTCCCGCAGCAGCACAGGCCAGTTCCCTGCAGCTTAAAAACATGGTCCTGGACAATCAGGCCGGATCAATCATGGCCCGCTTCGGCATTGAACTCATTGCCGACGCACAGGTGGAAGAAGCCCTGCATAACGGCATCAAACTCAAGCTGATCTGCAAAGCCTCCCTGTACGAACATAAAGATATCTGGCTTGATTCGGAAATGGCCGGCAAGACCTACACCAACAAATTATACTTCGACTCCCTTTCAAACCTGTTTGTGCTGGAAAAACAAGGCAGCAACAAAATCTTCAAAAACAAAAGTTTGAGTATCCTGCTCCGCGAAGAATGGAGAAACATCATCCTCGATCTCGGACCATGGTCGACCCTGCAAAGGGGCGAACGCTACAATCTACGGCTCAAGGTCCGCCTTGACCGCACCGAGGTTCCGGCATGGCTCCGGAACACCCTTTTCTTCTGGTCATGGGATATAATCCCCGCCGCAACCTACCAATTGGATTTCACCTATTGA
- a CDS encoding PAS domain-containing sensor histidine kinase, with protein MTEQNIKISVPDTKERKRRQREYYIAFFCLMVFVGLGFVQLKYIGVNSYLFVGLFNLNFILLLIVLFIVVRNGVKLLLERRRRVLGSKLRTRMVLSFMSLSLVPTLLMFFMAMQFVQISVDYWFKNQVEESMVQSLELGRAFYASAQEGLERRGDNILETIKESRYAWGGKSMKKFLGKKLGEYDLGLLGVIRPDRKKINWYSQGSWDKAWSEINAKVDWEDMKKNPRFWSTIHPMPGNDMVIGILPVDDGKTGFLIIGENIGQGLLYKLDRVVRGLDEYKQLKTLKYPLKMSLYLTLGVTTLLIILGSIWFGFRLSKELSAPIQALAAGSQRIARGDLTVRLEDRSDDELGFMVQSFNRMAEDLEDSQKSLKTANDRLAQQNQELERRGRYMEAVLNNITAGVISLNEEGKISTVNSAIEEMLGIEARFVHGKDPLALLSEGDLASLIAEARSHMATSPYSQWQRQLSLTVEGRHRKFLVNVVALKSGESSTGIVAVFEDITELEKMQRIAAWREVARRIAHEIKNPLTPIKLSAQRLQRKFGPEIEDNVFRESTDLIISQVEHLQQMVQEFSAYAKLPEVRLVPDKIAPLLEEVVSMYRNSHSNINWSLSYDGELPQLELDREAMRRTLINLLTNAAEALDNCENPAVTVTAMHDATLGWLRIEVQDNGPGLSADERSRMFEPYFSSKKSGTGLGLTIVKSIVTDHRGFIRVKPAEPHGTIFVLELPT; from the coding sequence ATGACCGAACAGAACATCAAAATAAGTGTGCCGGACACCAAGGAACGCAAGCGCAGGCAGCGCGAATATTACATTGCCTTCTTCTGCCTGATGGTTTTTGTGGGGCTGGGTTTTGTGCAGCTGAAGTACATCGGGGTCAACTCCTACCTTTTCGTGGGGCTGTTCAACCTGAACTTCATCCTGTTGCTCATCGTCCTCTTCATCGTGGTCCGCAACGGGGTCAAGCTGCTGCTGGAGCGACGGCGCAGGGTGCTGGGCTCCAAGCTGCGAACGCGCATGGTCCTCTCCTTCATGTCCCTCTCTCTTGTGCCGACCCTGCTCATGTTTTTCATGGCCATGCAGTTTGTGCAGATTTCCGTGGACTACTGGTTCAAGAATCAGGTTGAGGAATCCATGGTCCAGTCCCTTGAGCTGGGCCGGGCTTTTTACGCCTCGGCGCAGGAAGGACTGGAACGGCGCGGAGACAACATCCTCGAAACCATCAAGGAAAGCCGCTACGCATGGGGCGGTAAATCCATGAAAAAATTTCTGGGCAAAAAACTGGGTGAATATGACCTAGGACTGCTGGGTGTTATCCGCCCGGACCGCAAAAAAATCAACTGGTATTCACAAGGATCGTGGGACAAGGCATGGTCGGAAATCAATGCCAAAGTGGACTGGGAAGACATGAAAAAGAACCCCCGCTTCTGGTCCACCATCCACCCCATGCCGGGCAACGACATGGTCATCGGCATCCTGCCCGTTGACGATGGCAAGACCGGATTTCTGATCATCGGGGAAAACATCGGGCAGGGACTTCTCTACAAGCTGGACCGGGTTGTGCGCGGCCTTGATGAATACAAGCAGCTCAAAACCCTGAAATACCCGCTCAAGATGAGCCTTTACCTGACGCTGGGCGTGACCACCCTGCTGATTATCCTCGGTTCCATCTGGTTCGGGTTCCGGCTTTCCAAGGAGCTTTCCGCGCCCATTCAGGCTTTGGCCGCAGGTTCGCAGCGCATTGCCCGCGGTGACCTCACAGTGCGTCTTGAAGACCGCTCCGACGATGAACTGGGCTTCATGGTCCAAAGCTTCAACCGCATGGCCGAAGACCTTGAAGACAGCCAGAAAAGCCTGAAAACCGCCAACGACCGGCTGGCCCAGCAGAATCAGGAACTGGAGCGCAGGGGCCGCTACATGGAAGCGGTACTCAACAACATCACTGCCGGGGTTATCTCCCTCAATGAAGAAGGGAAAATCAGCACCGTCAACTCGGCCATTGAAGAAATGCTGGGCATTGAAGCCCGCTTTGTGCACGGCAAAGACCCGCTGGCCCTGCTATCCGAAGGCGATCTGGCCTCGCTCATTGCCGAAGCGCGCTCGCATATGGCCACCAGCCCATATTCGCAATGGCAACGCCAGCTCTCCCTCACCGTGGAAGGACGGCACAGAAAATTTCTGGTCAACGTAGTGGCCCTCAAGTCCGGGGAATCCAGCACCGGTATCGTGGCTGTTTTCGAAGATATTACCGAGCTGGAAAAAATGCAGCGCATTGCCGCATGGCGCGAAGTCGCCCGGCGCATCGCCCATGAGATCAAGAACCCGCTTACACCCATCAAGCTTTCCGCCCAGCGGCTGCAGCGTAAATTCGGTCCTGAGATCGAAGACAATGTCTTCCGCGAATCCACGGACCTGATTATCTCGCAGGTGGAACATCTGCAACAGATGGTGCAGGAATTCTCCGCCTACGCAAAACTTCCGGAAGTGCGCCTTGTGCCGGATAAAATAGCCCCTCTGCTGGAAGAGGTGGTCAGCATGTACCGCAACAGCCACAGCAACATCAACTGGTCCCTCAGTTATGACGGAGAACTTCCGCAACTGGAACTGGACCGCGAGGCCATGCGCCGAACCCTGATCAATCTGCTGACCAATGCGGCGGAAGCTCTGGACAACTGCGAAAACCCGGCGGTAACCGTCACTGCCATGCACGACGCCACTCTGGGCTGGCTGCGCATTGAAGTGCAGGACAACGGTCCCGGACTTTCCGCTGACGAACGCTCACGCATGTTTGAGCCGTATTTCTCCAGCAAAAAAAGCGGCACCGGGCTGGGGCTGACCATTGTCAAATCCATTGTTACCGACCACCGGGGATTCATCAGAGTTAAGCCTGCCGAACCGCACGGGACAATATTTGTGCTGGAACTGCCGACCTGA
- a CDS encoding HD domain-containing phosphohydrolase, giving the protein MISYSEKKAENKLPPRIMVVEDEAIVSLDIQGRLKALGYHVAGLASSGEQAVQEVKECNPDLILMDIMLEGEMDGIDTAAMINRTQSIPIVYLTAYADNDTLKRAKITEPFGYIIKPFEDRELNLTIEMALYKHHTESALKESLRQMNRIFDETVVSLTAMSEKRDPYTSGHQQRVAELACRIAVKMELSSETINSIRIAGILHDVGKISIPAEILSKPTRLTDLEFNLMKTHCEAGYEILKGISFPWPVARIVLQHHERLDGSGYPNGLSGESILQEARIISVADVVEAMSSHRPYRAALGLPKAMAEIARGRGTSYDPEVVDACTQLIEEDNFSFDT; this is encoded by the coding sequence ATGATTTCATATTCTGAAAAAAAAGCAGAAAACAAACTTCCTCCCCGCATAATGGTTGTGGAGGATGAAGCTATTGTTTCGCTGGATATACAGGGACGGCTCAAAGCCCTCGGTTACCATGTGGCCGGATTGGCCTCTTCAGGAGAGCAGGCCGTGCAGGAAGTAAAAGAATGCAATCCGGACCTGATCCTCATGGACATCATGCTGGAAGGGGAAATGGACGGCATTGACACCGCCGCCATGATAAACAGGACCCAGAGCATACCCATAGTCTACCTGACCGCCTATGCGGACAACGACACCCTGAAACGGGCCAAAATCACCGAGCCTTTCGGCTACATCATCAAGCCCTTTGAAGACCGGGAGCTTAACCTGACTATTGAGATGGCTCTCTACAAACACCACACGGAAAGCGCTCTCAAAGAAAGCCTGAGACAGATGAACCGCATCTTTGATGAAACAGTGGTCTCCCTGACCGCCATGTCCGAGAAGCGCGACCCCTACACCTCCGGACACCAGCAGCGGGTGGCGGAACTGGCCTGCCGCATAGCTGTAAAAATGGAACTTTCTTCCGAAACAATAAACAGCATCAGAATCGCAGGAATCCTGCATGATGTGGGTAAAATTTCCATCCCGGCGGAAATCCTGTCCAAACCGACCCGGCTGACCGACCTTGAATTCAACCTGATGAAAACCCACTGTGAAGCCGGATACGAAATCCTCAAAGGAATTTCTTTTCCTTGGCCCGTGGCCCGGATAGTGCTCCAGCACCATGAACGCCTCGACGGCAGCGGATACCCCAACGGCCTGAGCGGCGAGAGCATCCTGCAGGAGGCCCGGATTATCTCCGTGGCTGATGTGGTGGAAGCCATGAGCTCCCATAGACCCTACCGTGCAGCGCTGGGATTGCCCAAAGCCATGGCCGAAATTGCGCGCGGACGGGGAACATCGTATGATCCCGAAGTGGTTGATGCCTGCACACAGCTGATTGAAGAAGACAATTTTTCTTTTGATACCTAA
- a CDS encoding sigma-54 dependent transcriptional regulator yields the protein MSKSILIVDDEDGIRYSLRGILEDEGFEVSEAESGELALDHLADDQPDLVFLDIWLPGMDGLEVLERVKKEWDWLPVVMISGHGNIETAVSAIKKGAFDFIEKPLSLEKVVITAEKAVEFSRLQSENKALRTRIAAEQPAKLTGDSESIASMREVIGQVAPTDAWVLITGENGTGKEIVARSIHSQSQRSDKPLVAVNCAAIPEELIESELFGHEKGAFTGAEKAQEGKFELADNGTLFLDEIGDMSLKTQAKILRILQEQRFERVGGRKTINVDVRVIAATNKDLFQEIKNGNFREDLYYRLKVFPLEVPALRDRAGDIAMLIGEFITRLTRQHGFKALTFTDQALKVLTAYSWPGNVRELKNFVERMLIMYGGKEVGPDKLPPEIADGPRNESANPDQEQLPLPLPEGEVDFKKARADFEAQFLEAKLREYKGNVSKLAEAVGLERSSLYRKLKAYEIQVD from the coding sequence ATGAGTAAAAGCATACTGATTGTGGATGACGAAGACGGCATCAGGTATTCCCTGCGCGGAATCCTTGAAGATGAAGGTTTTGAGGTCAGCGAAGCGGAAAGCGGGGAACTGGCTCTTGACCATCTTGCCGATGATCAGCCCGACCTTGTTTTTCTGGACATCTGGCTTCCGGGCATGGACGGCCTTGAAGTTCTTGAGCGGGTCAAAAAGGAATGGGACTGGCTTCCGGTGGTCATGATCTCCGGCCACGGCAACATTGAAACCGCAGTCTCGGCCATCAAAAAAGGTGCTTTTGATTTCATTGAAAAACCGCTTTCCCTTGAGAAAGTGGTCATCACCGCTGAAAAAGCCGTGGAATTTTCCCGCCTGCAATCGGAAAACAAGGCCCTGCGCACCCGTATTGCCGCAGAACAACCGGCAAAACTGACCGGGGATTCCGAATCCATAGCTTCCATGCGCGAAGTTATCGGGCAGGTTGCCCCCACTGACGCATGGGTACTCATTACCGGGGAAAACGGAACAGGAAAAGAAATCGTGGCCCGGTCCATTCATTCCCAGAGCCAACGCTCGGACAAGCCCCTTGTAGCAGTGAACTGTGCTGCCATTCCCGAAGAACTGATTGAATCGGAACTCTTCGGGCATGAAAAAGGAGCCTTCACCGGAGCTGAAAAAGCACAGGAAGGTAAATTCGAGCTGGCTGACAACGGCACCCTGTTTCTGGATGAAATCGGTGATATGAGCCTGAAGACGCAGGCAAAAATCCTGCGAATCCTGCAGGAACAGCGTTTTGAAAGAGTCGGCGGCCGTAAAACCATCAATGTTGATGTACGCGTTATCGCGGCCACCAACAAAGATCTCTTTCAGGAAATCAAGAACGGAAATTTTCGCGAAGACCTTTATTACCGGCTCAAAGTTTTCCCGCTTGAAGTACCGGCCCTGCGCGACCGGGCCGGGGATATCGCCATGCTCATCGGGGAATTCATCACCCGCCTGACCCGCCAGCACGGATTCAAGGCACTGACTTTCACCGATCAGGCCCTGAAAGTGCTGACCGCATATTCATGGCCCGGCAATGTCCGTGAACTCAAAAATTTCGTGGAAAGAATGCTGATCATGTACGGCGGCAAAGAAGTTGGCCCGGACAAACTGCCCCCGGAAATCGCAGACGGACCGCGCAACGAAAGTGCAAATCCTGATCAGGAGCAATTGCCCCTGCCTCTTCCTGAAGGTGAAGTGGATTTCAAGAAGGCCCGTGCTGATTTTGAAGCCCAGTTCCTTGAAGCCAAACTGCGTGAATACAAAGGCAACGTTTCAAAACTTGCCGAGGCCGTGGGACTGGAACGAAGCTCCCTGTACCGCAAACTCAAAGCCTACGAGATTCAGGTGGACTGA
- a CDS encoding sensor domain-containing diguanylate cyclase: MCVFYHAENNSHLEQMKMREQASVNLQEEVTKDSFDFIVSDLLFLAGQTALTDFCNSDDNGERHWLEKEFYNFLFCKKKYNHVVFLDKSGKEKVRVNYNKGDPWVVFEGKLQDKSRRYYFEDSIALDEREVFISPLDLNIERGHVEKPFKPMIRFGTPIFDAEGNKDGVLIFNYLAEDLFERISGIDASSASVKMMLNSKGYWLIGPDRESEWGFMLPERKDVSFTNAYPQEWKRILKDKQGQFCTDNGLFTFTTIHPLREGYRSSTGAAGPYLPSRMMVSSAGYFWVLVSHMPEAVISRGSSQLLSGMLMLGAILFVVVAAGALAVAMALTRRRIYQERLINMAMHDSLTGLPNRKLFFDRLETMIREAERYGRAFALVYIDLNGFKKINDNLGHTAGDELLIIVSRLLEKSLRKSDTVARLGGDEFAVLLPEVGTPARLKEVCSKIYGELSVPVKLGQKSVQISLSAGAALFPLHGGDAGTLVKLADSAMYSAKKNGKDGCVMVEICEPEDQST, encoded by the coding sequence ATGTGTGTGTTTTACCACGCCGAGAACAACAGCCACTTAGAGCAGATGAAGATGCGGGAACAGGCCTCCGTGAATCTTCAGGAAGAAGTAACCAAAGACAGTTTTGACTTTATTGTCAGCGATCTTCTTTTTCTTGCCGGACAGACAGCTCTGACTGATTTTTGCAATTCCGATGATAATGGGGAAAGGCATTGGCTCGAAAAAGAGTTCTACAATTTTTTGTTTTGTAAAAAGAAATACAATCATGTGGTTTTTTTGGATAAATCAGGAAAGGAAAAAGTAAGAGTAAACTATAATAAAGGTGATCCCTGGGTAGTTTTTGAAGGAAAACTTCAGGATAAGTCCCGGCGTTATTACTTTGAAGACAGCATTGCTCTTGATGAGCGCGAAGTTTTTATTTCTCCCCTTGATTTGAACATTGAGCGCGGCCATGTTGAAAAGCCGTTCAAACCGATGATCAGGTTTGGGACTCCGATTTTTGATGCTGAGGGCAACAAGGACGGAGTGTTGATATTCAACTATCTGGCCGAGGACCTTTTCGAACGTATTTCAGGAATTGATGCTTCTTCTGCAAGTGTGAAAATGATGCTTAATTCCAAGGGGTACTGGCTCATTGGGCCGGACCGGGAAAGCGAATGGGGGTTTATGCTGCCTGAGAGGAAAGATGTTTCTTTTACCAACGCATATCCGCAGGAATGGAAGCGTATACTCAAGGATAAGCAGGGGCAGTTCTGTACTGATAACGGGCTGTTTACTTTTACGACCATCCATCCCCTGCGCGAGGGGTACCGTTCCAGTACCGGTGCCGCCGGACCTTATTTGCCCAGCAGGATGATGGTCAGCTCTGCCGGATATTTCTGGGTGCTGGTTTCGCACATGCCTGAAGCGGTAATTTCAAGAGGTTCCAGCCAGCTGCTTTCGGGGATGCTGATGCTGGGCGCAATTCTTTTTGTGGTTGTGGCTGCCGGGGCTCTGGCCGTAGCCATGGCCTTGACCAGAAGGCGGATTTATCAGGAGCGGCTGATCAACATGGCCATGCATGATTCCCTGACCGGACTGCCTAACCGCAAGCTGTTTTTTGATCGTCTGGAAACCATGATCAGAGAGGCGGAGCGGTACGGGCGGGCTTTTGCCCTTGTTTATATTGATCTGAACGGGTTCAAGAAGATTAACGACAATCTCGGGCATACTGCCGGAGATGAGCTGTTGATAATTGTCAGCCGTCTGCTTGAAAAAAGTTTGCGTAAATCAGATACCGTGGCCCGTTTGGGAGGGGATGAATTTGCGGTCCTGCTTCCGGAAGTGGGAACTCCGGCCCGGCTCAAGGAAGTCTGTTCCAAGATCTATGGAGAGTTGTCTGTTCCGGTTAAATTGGGTCAGAAGTCCGTGCAGATCAGCCTGAGTGCCGGAGCCGCCCTTTTTCCCCTGCACGGAGGAGATGCCGGGACTCTGGTCAAACTTGCCGATTCGGCCATGTACAGTGCCAAGAAAAACGGTAAGGACGGTTGTGTCATGGTTGAAATTTGTGAACCGGAAGATCAGTCCACCTGA
- a CDS encoding carbonic anhydrase, producing MKNLFIFFTIAFLLNLSGAPCAAFNGTAASGSAKKMGADQALVLLMEGNLRFVKGSSVYPNQTSHQRKVLALQGQNPFATVVTASDSRVDPVLIFDRGLGDLFTVRLAGNVAGTDTLASVEYSMLALETPLLVVMGHTRSTLIRAAIDKVELKGHLVQLLGKLEPSIRMTRVLYPSLKGGELADKVAETNVRQVMREILGQCPAILEKVRSGKAQLMGAVYDTDTGAVRWLGP from the coding sequence TTGAAGAACCTGTTCATATTTTTCACCATTGCATTTCTGCTTAATTTATCAGGAGCGCCCTGCGCAGCCTTTAACGGAACCGCCGCTTCCGGCTCAGCAAAGAAGATGGGTGCCGATCAGGCTCTGGTGCTGCTTATGGAAGGCAACCTGCGTTTTGTGAAAGGCAGCAGCGTATACCCCAACCAGACCTCCCACCAGCGCAAGGTGCTGGCCCTGCAGGGGCAGAATCCTTTTGCCACGGTGGTTACCGCTTCAGATTCGCGGGTTGACCCGGTACTTATCTTTGACCGCGGTCTGGGTGATCTTTTTACCGTGCGTCTTGCGGGAAATGTGGCCGGAACCGATACTCTTGCTTCGGTGGAATATTCCATGCTGGCCCTTGAAACCCCGCTGCTGGTGGTCATGGGCCATACCCGTTCCACTCTCATCAGGGCGGCCATTGATAAAGTGGAATTAAAAGGACATCTGGTACAGCTGCTGGGCAAGCTCGAACCGTCCATCAGAATGACCCGTGTGCTCTACCCCTCGCTCAAGGGCGGGGAACTGGCGGATAAGGTGGCGGAGACCAATGTGCGTCAGGTGATGCGCGAAATACTGGGGCAATGTCCGGCCATTCTTGAGAAGGTCCGTTCGGGCAAGGCACAGCTTATGGGAGCTGTTTACGATACTGACACCGGTGCGGTTCGCTGGCTCGGTCCATAA